One Prinia subflava isolate CZ2003 ecotype Zambia chromosome 8, Cam_Psub_1.2, whole genome shotgun sequence DNA window includes the following coding sequences:
- the CEP250 gene encoding centrosome-associated protein CEP250 isoform X2 has translation MAGSAGDGERSPGSLRRRLRSAEEAQRRQAGLVRQLQDEVLEYQTWCRELEQQVKAGGGSLPGRWEATADHSLEKALLQVEEEQQRCENLAEVNTLLREHLDKANEVNSALKEDVGKLTVDWMRAREELELKESEWRSERELYDSYVRGEHDRLLRLWRQVVTFRRHFREMKTATDRDLSELKAEQMRLSGSILVNCSRLNSCVQLRESIPLGKPVLKDQGEQQMEPKINQAAQELIALQVKWDMEKKELQDRVMELSALLVQSQKQNEEKEKTMKTLNDTVEILESSWTEKEFAASLTNAAKEENLFLQKLIKNITEMVLDDSDSMVSIICTDSSQHADSGDIFSAPRSIDTGHALGLVLEALARMRGATRALREELSARQDSNNFLLQQQRHQEEKCREVQQRLEQLEETCKKSSSHQQHLQSLVETLRSDCANLERTREELQEQLGLREQEASRLRQSNAELQLKEESAQAEKAKQQDGMERVRHEQELLVKDLAALEEKHSLLQSELVVKRQALEKLQLQKDLLEQEKDEFAMALEKAERSVAELTGAQNKLNAERADLQAAAAKMSSINEALALDKLQLNKCVWQLEQEKEVLSAKVNEMERAKICEQEKLNFCERANEELCAEKARLEQQLKEAEEQREELWLELRTLEEEKAETQEKFCQVSQEQELSRRALEQLRQESSGQGHTLAQLCREKELLGQEKAALEGRLAAMEQHQHELSKQLAETRSAKESLESSLFAAQQQISQLEITRTHLEAQVLTVMQAKEVIKGEVKCLQQELEAEKALRRQEREDTAQQLRVAEQQRDESLRLQQAAQQLQTNKLLQDLASEHERHHAEMLEQWEKEKTEREQQHEKVLFEMRQKVATLQAQQEEEQTRLENAKREALLEEQNEKIALSEALLQTQGELRQACQQVQQLRQELKEQQEKGQAIKAELQAELQEAQSEIQAVRMRHKEELEDMNEEINLLLDQREALQKQVGELRSQLAASQESQERIVQRAQQDVNEAQEESRQKMMEVEHVQKMLEEAEHQNQELQVHLQKLERERSHWEEVAQQNSALQASVNALESEKARLTLSLEEKDLSLRTLEENNLAQINQTSQLRSALNQAEELHSEHRREVQELNMQIRALQDAVLQMEAAQAAREKQLLQELEESQAGEQCLKDSVQVLETEMSELRERLQSSENKAETLATQCQQASGAHQETQSQLDKLLLVLHHMIRDSRDLVTWSSEESHVVGLAASQAGDVPAELTVDRVAAALQDLQQHLEHSQKDLNDAKKKIQALELELGTGQSQMDSLRARNHELQIQLEKSAQAMWRAEHQKTSLESALKEEAVALRQEVASLQSKLESLEKERKDVLHEWDRLQVDKEKLEYEIKLLEESVTASETRANTATDKNHSLEQELQTAVSMLKIKNEEVQNQAKKMEILQKEVAENKALQEHLTHVTAILSEREGEMKLYQEQIRMLEKQKEMHKTALNQVIKDVTEKEQKTESQQEQIQELEKQQEKQKIVLSKMSQELEEKHQEIRSQQELIRELEKQLELQNSAVSRVSKELEERHLEIKFQEEKIMILEQHGAVQVRNLLVDLDDMKGNLKEKRLELLSLTQRIQELEKEREDVKSLNATLEHLRTVLKDRESECDTQREELRLLQQHKEQQDGHLQELLGKVEIMTLSLSKKDQDLESRHKQMQEVEEVMEMQLKTVHDQLEQTLATLKEKDRLMDIQKQQTRSYQEKTEEEMNVLHRDLEYSRTILKEKDLMIESQKELIETFQKQKQDSEQQKQILQCLQVELKKKEQEILSLRKQCEACKEKEEKHEAEQRNFHATTLSLKEKEEKICVLEDAITKLQQQKEETAVQTKAILQKLEDTESSLKTRDQEIMSLQEHVQDLQEQKEVAGKQARNLEEDLDKASQMLQKNHLEFLKQTEQMNMFQLREESMKVALTSCQKQVTLLEEVMRKKDKDNDALREKLQHVEEELKTLQNIQLRLTEKNEEVRHDGEQEFLKEAFPERGEIKALSEQKQLEEEIRALREDLQHVQQTLTKKDKEMKYQTDRVKYFKKTLIEREQELRRQSELLKELTLALRWKGEGETLKKQIQKLQKWEEEGVEKRKILQDRDHFLQKQKEITQQLEAEREANGEELKHVAAALKQTESREHEWRENTQVLSAALSKSEMASGNLKKEITILQRMVSERDTDRFHLQAVAEGEQLSWLSEKRLMLQSLECLQQAVAKLEDERVEIKQQNSELRRTLEQVEHERRRLKRCFRGQLLPDTCGFSLSESEQCKLPTSRQEESHAHCSQRLAELQNQVSLLHSQLARDRQHRQNYIESCARTSQELSDLHQELSCSFAAVLKEPKAAVLEAETRKLDQSLSLNSALTSLDRQSLERQPEHPRARPARIDDDLR, from the exons GGATCCCTTCCAGGCAGGTGGGAAGCCACAGCAGACCACAGCCTGGAGAAAGCACTGCTTCAGGtggaagaggagcagcaaaG GTGTGAGAATCTGGCAGAAGTGAACACTCTTCTGCGGGAGCACCTTGATAAAGCCAATGAGGTTAATTCCGCCCTCAAAGAGGATGTTGGGAAACTGACGGTGGATTGGATGAGGGCccgggaggagctggagctgaaggAGAGTGAATGGCGCAGTGAACGTGAG CTTTATGACAGCTACGTACGGGGGGAGCATGACCGTCTGCTCCGGCTGTGGCGGCAGGTGGTGACCTTCCGCCGCCACTTCCGGGAAATGAAGACTGCCACAGACCG GGATTTGTCAGAGCTGAAGGCGGAACAAATGAGGCTTTCTGGATCTATTCTTGTGAACTGCTCCCGCCTGAACTCCTGTGTGCAGCTCAGGGAGTCCATCCCTCTGGGTAAACCTGTCCTGAAGGATCAGGGAGAGCAGCAAATGGAACCAAAAATAAACCAGGCAGCTCAGGAATTGATAGCCTTACAAGTCAAGTGGGACATGGAGAAGAAAGAGCTTCAGGACAG GGTGATGGAGCTCTCAGCCTTGCTTGTACAGTCTCAGAAGCAGAacgaggagaaggagaagaccATGAAAACACTTAACGACACAGTGGAGATTCTA GAATCAAGTTGGACAGAGAAAGAATTTGCGGCTTCATTGACTAACGCTGCCAAAGAAGAGAAtcttttccttcaaaaactcattaaaaatatcACTGAG ATGGTGTTAGACGACAGTGACAGCATGGTCAGCATTATCTGCACTGACAGTTCCCAGCATGCAGACTCTGGGGACATCTTCTCAGCTCCAAGATCTATTGATACAGGGCATGCCCTTGGATTGGTTCTGGAAGCACTGGCAAGGATGCGAGGGGCAACACGG GCCCTGAGAGAAGAGCTTTCTGCCAGGCAGGACTCAAACaacttcctgctgcagcagcagagacatcAGGAAGAGAAGTGCAGGGAGGTGCAGCAAAGGCTTGAGCAATTGGAGGAGACATGTAAGAAGTCCAGCAGCCACCAACAGCACCTTCAGTCTTTAGTAGAAACACTCAGAAG TGACTGTGCAAACCTTGAGAGAACTAGGGAAGAGTTACAGGAACAGCTTGGATTAAGGGAGCAAGAAGCTTCACGTCTGCGTCAGAGTAATGCTGAGCTGCAGTTGAAGGAAGAGTCAGCCCAGgcagaaaaggcaaagcagcaggatgggatggaGAGAGTGCGCCATGAGCAGGAGCTCCT AGTGAAGGACTTGGCTGCACTGGAGGAAAAACACTCATTATTACAGAGTGAGTTGGTAGTCAAGAGACAGGCACTAGAGAAATTGCAACTTCAGAAGGATCTGCTGGAGCAAGAGAAGGATGAGTTTGCCATGGCTCTGGAGAAG GCAGAGCGGTCAGTGGCAGAGCTGACAGGGGCTCAGAACAAGCTGAATGCTGAAAGAGCTGATctacaggctgcagcagcaaagatgAGCAGCATCAATGAAGCTCTTGCATTGGACAAACTGCAGCTCAACAAATGTGTGTGGCAG CTGGAGCAAGAGAAGGAAGTTTTGTCTGCTAAAGTGAATGAAATGGAGAGAGCAAAGATCTGTGAGCAGGAGAAGCTGAACTTCTGTGAAAGAGCAAATGAAGAGCTCTGTGCAGAGAAAGCCCGGctagagcagcagctgaaggaagcagaggagcaacgggaggagctgtggctggagctTAGGACACtggaagaggagaaagcagaaacCCAGGAGAAATTCTGTCAG GTTTCCCAGGAGCAAGAGTTGTCAAGaagggctctggagcagctgcgCCAGGAATCCTCTGGCCAAGGGCACACCCTGGCCCAGTTGTGCagagagaaggagctgctgggccaggagaAGGCTGCCCTTGAGGGCCGACTGGCAGCCATGGAGCAGCACCAACATGAACTGTCCAAGCAGCTGGCAGAGACCAG GTCAGCAAAGGAGAGCCTGGAATCCAGCCTGtttgctgctcagcagcagatATCTCAGCTGGAGATCACCAGGACCCATCTGGAGGCTCAAGTGCTCACAGTCATGCAGGCCAAGGAGGTCATAAAAG GAGAAGTGAAGTGCCTGCAACAGgagctggaagcagagaaagCTCTGAGGAGGCAAGAACGGGAAGACACAGCTCAACAGCTCagggtggcagagcagcagcgTGATGAAAGCCTCAGGCTTCAGCAAGCTGCTCAGCAACTGCAAACAAACAAGCTCTTGCAAGACCTG GCAAGTGAGCATGAAAGGCACCATGCAGAGATGCTGGAGCaatgggaaaaagagaagacagagagagagcagcagcacgAGAAGGTGCTGTTTGAGATGAGGCAGAAAGTTGCCACCCTGCAGGCCCAGCAAGAAGAGGAACAAACTAGATTGGAAAATGCCAAGCGAGAG GCCCTGCTGGAAGAGCAGAATGAGAAGATTGCTTTATCAGAGGCACTGCTCCAAACTCAGGGAGAGCTCAGGCAAGCCTGCCAGCAGgtccagcagctcaggcaggagctgaaagagcagcaagagaagGGGCAG GCCATCAAGGCAGAACTgcaagctgagctgcaggaagctcAGAGTGAAATCCAGGCAGTGAGGATGAGGCACAAGGAAGAACTAGAGGACATGAATGAGGAAATCAATCTCCTCCTTGACCAGAGGGAGGCTCTACAAAAGCAG GTGGGAGAGTTGAGATCTCAGCTGGCAGCCTCCCAAGAGTCCCAGGAAAGGATTGTCCAGAGAGCCCAGCAAGATGTGAATGAGGCCCAGGAGGAGTCAAGGCAGAAGATGATGGAGGTTGAGCATGTCCAGAAGATGCTGGAGGAGGCAGAACATCAGAACCAGGAGCTGCAAGTGCACCTgcagaagctggagagggaaaggagtCATTGGGAAGAAGTGGCACAGCAAAATTCAGCATTGCAGGCTTCTGTGAACGCCCTAGAGAGCGAAAAAGCCAG GCTGACTCTGTCTCTGGAAGAAAAGGATCTGAGCCTCAGAACTCTGGAAGAAAACAACCTGGCCCAGATCAATCAGACATCTCAGCTTCGTTCTGCCCTTAACCAGGCCGAGGAGCTCCACTCAGAGCATAGAAGAGAAGTGCAGGAGCTCAACATGCAG ATCCGGGCCCTGCAGGACGCCGTGCTGCAGATGGAGGCTGCCCAGGCAGCTCgagagaagcagctgctgcaggagctggaggagtcCCAAGCAGGAGAACAGTGCTTGAAGGACTCTGTGCAAGTGCTGGAAACTGAGATGTCTGAGCTGCGTGAGAGGCTCCAGAGCTCTGAGAACAAAGCAGAGACCTTGGCCACACAATGTCAACAGGCCAGTGGTGCCCATCAGGAAACTCAATCCCAGCTGGACAAACTGCTCTTGGTTCTGCACCACATGATCAGGGACAGCAGAGACTTGGTCACTTGGAGCTCAG aaGAGAGTCATGTCGTGGGCCTGGCTGCTTCTCAGGCTGGGGatgtccctgcagagctcacagTGGACAgagtggcagcagctctgcaagacctgcagcagcacctggagcatTCCCAGAAAGATCTG AACGATGCAAAGAAGAAGATACAGGCcttggagctggagctgggcacgGGGCAGTCTCAGATGGACAGTCTCAGGGCTCGCAATCACGAGCTGCAGATACAGTTGGAGAAAAGTGCGCAAG CAATGTGGAGAGCAGAACACCAGAAAACCTCTCTAGAAAGTGCCCTGAAGGAAGAGGCTGTGGCTCTTCGTCAGGAGGTGGCGTCACTGCAGAGCAAATTGGagagcctggagaaggaaaggaaggatgtGCTG CATGAATGGGATAGGCTGCAGGTAGATAAAGAAAAACTAGAGTATGAGATAAAACTTCTGGAGGAATCAGTCACAGCCTCTGAAACCCGAGCAAATACAGCAACAGACAAGAATCACTCCCTTGAACAAGAACTCCAAACTGCAGTGTCcatgttaaaaattaaaaatgaggaAGTGCAAAACCAGGcgaagaaaatggaaattcttCAGAAAGAGGTAGCAGAGAATAAGGCTTTGCAGGAGCACCTCACTCATGTGACTGCTATCCTctcagagagggagggagaaatgaAGTTATACCAAGAGCAGATTAGAATgttggaaaaacagaaagaaatgcatAAAACTGCTCTTAATCAGGTTATTAAGGACGTAACAGAGAAAGAACAGAAGACAGAATCCCAACAGGAACAGAtacaggagctggagaagcagcaagaaaagcaaaagattgTTTTAAGCAAAATGAGCCAAGAGCTGGAAGAGAAGCACCAGGAGATCAGATCCCAGCAAGAACTGATAagggagctggagaagcagTTAGAATTGCAGAACTCTGCTGTCAGCAGGGTGAGCaaagagctggaggagagaCACCTGGAGATCAAATtccaggaggagaaaataatgATTCTAGAACAGCACGGTGCAGTACAAGTCAGAAACCTGCTTGTGGATCTTGATGATATGAAAGGAAACCTGAAGGAGAAAAGGTTGGAGCTTCTTTCTCTGACTCAACGGATTCAAGaactggaaaaggagagagaagacGTGAAATCTCTAAATGCTACCCTTGAACACCTGAGGACTGTTCTTAAGGACAGAGAGAGTGAGTGTGACACTCAGAGAGAAGAGTTaaggctcctgcagcagcacaaggaacaGCAAGATGGGCATCTGCAAGAGCTTCTTGGTAAAGTAGAAATCATGACACTTTCTCTGTCTAAAAAAGATCAAGATCTTGAGTCACGGCACAAGCAAATGCAGGAAGTTGAAGAAGTCATGGAAATGCAGTTAAAGACTGTCCATGACCAACTGGAGCAGACCTTAGCAACCTTGAAAGAGAAAGACAGACTTATGGACATCCAAAAGCAACAAACAAGGAGCTatcaggaaaaaacagaagaagagaTGAATGTCTTGCACAGAGACTTAGAATACTCTAGGACaatactgaaagaaaaggatttaaTGATTGAATCTCAGAAGGAACTGATTGAGACCTtccaaaaacaaaagcaagacTCTGAACAGCAGAAACAAATTCTGCAGTGTCTTCAAGTGgaactaaagaaaaaagagcaggaaatttTGTCCCTTAGAAAGCAATGTGAGGCAtgcaaggaaaaggaggaaaagcatgAAGCTGAGCAAAGAAATTTCCATGCAACAACACtgtctctgaaagaaaaagaggaaaagatttGTGTACTGGAGGATGCCATCACAAAACTTcaacagcagaaggaagagacaGCAGTGCAGACTAAAGCCATACTGCAAAAACTAGAAGATACTGAATCTTCTCTTAAAACTAGAGATCAAGAGATAATGTCTTTGCAAGAGCATGTCCAGGACCTTCAAGAGCAGAAGGAGGTGGCAGGCAAGCAGGCCAGAAATCTAGAGGAGGATCTAGACAAAGCGAGCCAGATGTTGCAGAAGAACCATTTAGAATTCCTGAAGCAGACAGAGCAAATGAATATGTTCCAGCTTCGTGAAGAAAGCATGAAAGTAGCACTAACATCCTGCCAGAAGCAAGTGACTCTTCTTGAGGAAGTGATGAGGAAGAAAGACAAAGACAATGATGCTCTCAGGGAAAAACTCCAGCACGTAGAAGAAGAACTGAAGACTTTGCAGAATATCCAGCTTAGGCTGACTGAGAAGAATGAAGAGGTTAGACATGATGGAGAGCAAGAGTTCCTGAAAGAAGCCTTCCCTGAGAGAGGAGAGATCAAGGCCCTAAGTGAGCAAAAGCAGTTAGAAGAGGAAATAAGAGCTCTTCGGGAAGATCTCCAGCATGTTCAGCAGACGCTGACAAAGAAGGATAAAGAGATGAAGTACCAGACAGACAGAgtcaagtattttaaaaagactctgatagagagagaacaagagCTTAGGAGGCAGAGTGAACTTCTGAAAGAATTAACATTGGCTTTGCGATGGAAAGGTGAAGGGGAAACcctaaaaaaacaaatccaaaaactccaaaaatgggaggaagagggagtagagaagaggaaaattctTCAGGATAGAGATCATTTCttgcaaaagcagaaggaaattacCCAACAATTGGAAGCTGAGAGAGAAGCCAATGGTGAAGAGTTGAAGCATGTGGCTGCTGCTTTGAAGcagacagaaagcagagaacATGAATGGAGAGAGAACACTCAAGTCCTGAGTGCTGCACTGAGCAAGAGTGAAATGGCCAGTGGGAacctgaagaaagaaataacCATCCTGCAGAGAATGGTTTCAGAGAGAGACACAGACCGATTTCATCTCCAG GCTGTTGCTGAAGGGGAGCAGCTCTCATGGCTGTCCGAGAAGAGACTCATGTTGCAGAGCTTGGAATGTCTGCAGCAAGCAGTTGCAAAGCTGGAAGATGAAAGGGTGGAGATCAAGCAACAAAACTCTGAACTCAGGAGGACTCTCGAGCAG GTGGAACATGAACGGAGGAGACTGAAGAGATGTTTTAGGGGTCAGTTACTCCCAGATACCTGtggattttctctctctgagtCTGAGCAGTGCAAGTTGCCCACTTCTAGACAG gaGGAGTCTCATGCTCACTGCAGTCAGCGCTTAGCTGAGTTACAGAACCAG gtgtccctgctgcactcacagctgGCCCGAGACCGACAGCACCGGCAGAACTACATTGAGAGCTGTGCAAGGACCAGCCAGGAGCTGTCTGACCTTCACCAGGAGCTGTCCTGCTCCTTTGCAGCTGTGCTCAAGGAGCCCAAGGCTGCTGTTTTGGAAGCAGAGACTCGGAAGCTGGATCAGTCTCTGAGCCTTAACTCAGCACTGACATCCCTGGACCGGCAGTCTCTGGAGAGACAGCCCGAGCATCCAAGAGCCAGACCTGCCAGAATCGATGATGACCTGAGGTAA